In bacterium BMS3Abin08, the genomic stretch AAGGAGTTCTACTCCCAGAGCATTCATCTTGCCCCCATGAAATACCTCTACTTCGGGTTAAACGGCCACACGAACCTCGTGCCATGGAGCTGGACGGCCCTGATATTTAACGTAACCGCCTTCATACTCTTTCTGCTTCCTTCCACAAGGAAGCAGTTCTTCAGCCTCAATCTTGCATGCGTGCTCGTTATCGCAGGTGTTTATATTGAAAAGGGGATGGGGCTTGTAATACCGGGTTTCGTACCTGGAACCCTTGGCGAGATTTACGAATACACACCCGTGCACCTTGAAAAGTTCATTACCATAGGAATCTGGGCAGTAGGGGCCTTGATCTATACCATGTTTCTGAAATTCATGATCCCGATATATACGGGGGAGGTCAGGTTCCTCTCAAAAGAGAAGAAGGCAGCCTAAACATCACCCGGGCCCAGTCTCTCTCTTCCCTCAAGGTCGTCTGCGAACTGCCGGGCTGTTCTTCCTGAGAAGCTTCCATGTGAGGTTGCCCATTGAAGCGCCCTCTTACGCAGCAGCTCATTATCCCCGACCTCTATCTTCCTCAGCCTCACATAGTTGCGTACTATGTCCAGATACACATTCACATCAAACTGGACGAGCCCGATACGCAAACCAAACCGGTCACTCAATGAAACCCTCTCCTCAACAGACTCTGAAGGATGAAGCTCTCCATCGGAATAAACGGCTGTGTTATCAGAAACACGTTCAGGCATCAGATGTCTCCTGTTTGACGTTGCATAGATGAGGAGATTGTCAGCCCTCGTCTCAAGGCCTCCCTCAAGCACGGCCTTCAACCTTATATAGGCATTCTCTTCTTCATGGAAAGTGAGGTCATCGCAGAATACTATAAAATGCTCTTTCCGGCCCCTTATCAGACCCAGGATTTCATGGAGCCGTAACAGGGCAGCCCTGTCCACCTCGATCATCCTGAGCCCTTCGTCCCTGTATTTATTAAGCACCGCCTTGACGGCAGACGACT encodes the following:
- a CDS encoding ATPase family associated with various cellular activities; translation: MERPLRGYPGVDDMDELVRQLRELNTNFRRFLDQFRPVVDLSVLDRYVAFKVFPRGDQLMIEGIDAPDPVTFDELKGIDEVVTLLKRNTMQFLRGLPCNDVLIYGPRGTGKSSAVKAVLNKYRDEGLRMIEVDRAALLRLHEILGLIRGRKEHFIVFCDDLTFHEEENAYIRLKAVLEGGLETRADNLLIYATSNRRHLMPERVSDNTAVYSDGELHPSESVEERVSLSDRFGLRIGLVQFDVNVYLDIVRNYVRLRKIEVGDNELLRKRALQWATSHGSFSGRTARQFADDLEGRERLGPGDV